The Malus sylvestris chromosome 14, drMalSylv7.2, whole genome shotgun sequence genome segment GACCCCATACTAAAAAATATCTAgggcttaaaaaaaaaaccatacaaACATATTCCTCGAAGTGGAAAATTATGTTGTTATAGACTTTTATTTAACTATTTTTTCAATATAGACCTctactccaaaaaaaaattgtgctgGATACAATATATACTATATCAACACAAAAACATAAGCAAGGAAGCTATTTTAGAGTTTAAACCGAAATATTTCCATAGTTAGGGCAAAGGATGTACAtattaataatcataaaaaaattgtgctggatacaaatatatatatatactatatcaaCACAAAAACATAAGCAAGGAAGCTATTTCAGAGTTTAAACCGAAATTTTTCCATAGTTAGTGCAAAGGATGTAGATATTAATCATTAATTTACGTATACTAGTTTAGAGGAAAAGTGTACCATGATTGAAAATTAAGATACTTAATTTGCTATTTTACATTATTCCAAACAGAAAGAAACACAATACACAAAGCTAATCAGAATGTTTTTCAGGCACTTGTAATTGAGATTTAATAATTGAGAGAGAAACTTTCCACTTAGAATAGCTTATGAGTATTGTTGTAGACGTCCCACGGTTTGTCAAAGAATTGAAAGTCGGCAAACTGTTGGTGCTGCAAATTAAGAGTTATGTGGTGTTGTCAGAAGTAGCTATAGCAAACTAATACTTATAAACTTAATTATCTTGGACATATTATCTGTTTAATTATATGTGCACGTTTGTTATATCATCAAATATTTTCGATTGAgtacgtttttttttcttcataattttcatatacattttatattttgttgtgaAAAAATATACATTAGAGAAACTGAAATGTTGTGGGAAGTTAATTACCTCTTGGGAAATTCCAGTATTTTGCTGGAGAGGAGTGAACACTGAAGAAGGGCTCCACTTTCCCATTACCACCATAGCATCATGAGTAGTACCATGATCAACAACCATGTCTTGAATATCTCCGGCTAGGGAGCTGCTTAATGGTTCTTCAACCCCATCGGGGTAAGGTCGCAGCGCCACCATTGAATCAGGCTGATCGTTAGTAGTATTGTTCATATTGTTGTTGTAAGCTGATGATTCTTCCCCACTTTCAAATGGGTTCCAAGAATTCAAACGGCTTAGTTTTGCCTGGTCATTACTAGGCTTCTTTGATCTCTGCATCTTTTCTCTTGTTCTTTCCCTAGCCCTTGCCCTTGCCTTTTCCCTCGAAGCCTTTGCAAGAGGGTGAAATGCGCCCTTCCTTGATTGCCTGTGGACAATCTTTCTCTCTTTCGCTGAGGGTTTGATCCCGCTGCTTCTTACTTTATCATTATCATCGTTGCCACCATTACTAATGTTAATGTTTGTTGGAGCCTCGTCTACGCCGGATAGCATTTCACACGATTCCGAAGTGGCTGGAGATGTAGTTTTGGCACATCTCACCATGTTTTTGTAGTTGAATTTCCGATGGTGATCTCTTGATAGTTTCTTGATTTCGGGTTCTGACTGAATGAGCAACCACTCCACGGTTTTGCTGGCCTTGTCAAATTCCAACACATCTTGCAAGCCGAAGAACTTACGGGCAACTTCTAGGGACAATCTCATTCTCCGGTCCCTGGGGCCTCGGGCAGTGTTGATCTTGCTGTGGCGATCTCTCTTGCTAGTCCTCCTTCTCGGGATCTGCGGCTGATCATCCATGTACACGTGATGGCCATTTTTGTTGGAATCCCAGTCCACCATTTTAATGTTAACACTTGTAGTAGTAGTCTTCTGATGATCAACCCCTACGACGGTACCGGTGTTGTCATCAGCGGCAGTGGCGGCAGCGGTAGCAGCAGCGGCAGCGGCGGCGGCAGTGGCGGTAGCCGCAGCAGCAGCTTCCTTCATAAAATAAGGTGGTACTTGAGACTCGTGAAGCGAAATCCCAATATGGTCAGGTTCTTGGTGATGGTGTTGCTGAAAGAGTAAAACGTCGTCGTCTTCAAACGGAGAGGGGAAGTAGAGCAAAGACAAAGGAGGGTGatgatgttgttgatgaaggttttcttctcctccttgttgttgccCGGAGTTGGGATTGGGGTTGGAATTAGTAAAGAAATTGGGGGTTACTGTAGTAATGTCATGGTCAAATGGCCGGCTGTGGAAAAATGGTTGATCGACATGAGGATAAGACACGGGTATTAATTCGTTAACATTACTGGTGTTGTCTGAGGGAAACATGTTATATATCTCCCTCTTGGGCTCTTTGCTTGTTTGGTTGCTTTGAATTTTCAATGAAATTGCACACCACTAACCCTAGCTAGCTAGCAGCTAGTGGTCAATTAGTACGCTTGGGATATCGGTCTACTGATGATCGAGACTTGCGCTTTTATAACGGCTTGATGAGGAAGCGATTGCCACTGAATGTGATTTCAGTGCACTTGTTTTTCACCTTTTCTGCAAGATTAGTAAATGAAAATTAAGGGAAGGTATAGCTTTGAGAAAGACAGCTGTGTGTTACCGTATTTACGGCCAGCTGAGCTTAGCTTAAGAAAGACAGATGCTGCCTGCGGTGCTACTCATATATACCTCTATATgcttgtacatatatgtatatatattgtacgtatatgtatatatgcacaCCTTTACTATATGTACtggatttatttagtttctttttgtgtgtgcgcgagagagagagagagagagagaaggctaGCTAGCTAGAAAAAGACAGACAGAGAGATCGTACATTTACCATCGGTCGTCATCGTAGGAAATAGAGAGGTTCAGAAAGACAGCACAGCAAGAACACCATATGTCCATGGGGGTTGAACTCTTGAATCacagggggagagagagagagaaagagagagagagggagagaagctAGTAAGGAAGTGGTATGGTAAAGAAGCAAAGGAGGGTAGGGGGCAATTTATTGATGAGTAGCTATCTTTTTCTTAATCTTTTCATCAAAAAGTTAGCTCTACAATTTAGAATATCACTGTGTGTGAAAGGAAGCGAGTGGATAGGAAAACACCTAGTATTTGGCACCACCACTTCACGTGGTTTGCAGGTCGCCCGGtatagatcaattcaataacctagcttctctctctcaaaataTAAAGACCTTGCGTAGACACACAGTAGCTAGATAGTGTTACACATACATGGAGATGGAGAGTGGATTTTGGGGTTTGTTTTGGGAAGATTCAACTAGTATTCCATAATtaagggctcgtttggatgtgcttttaaaataattaaaagtacttttagagaaaatgtttttgaattcCAAAAGCACCTTAAGTGTTTTATGCAAGAAGCACTaattatgtgcttctttcagaaaacactttaagtgtttttccagaatttacttgcatttttactaaggattggttctaaaaatattttcaccaaaaacgcttccagtcattttaaaagtacatacAATCGAGCTCTAACACTTATTCTTCTTCATTGAATATTGTATGTGGAGTGATGTCCCACGTCAAAAAGTTAAGCGATCTTGCATATCCTTATAACGAGCAGGGTTACTCTCCATATTGCTAATTAATTTTCTAGTGAAACCTCAAAATTCTTAAATGTTATTAGAGACAATTGGCTCACACGTGAAGCACAATAGCCACACATGATTCATGCAACCTAATATGTATTGCTTACGTGTTTTATTTGACCATTGCCACATGTAACGGGCATGTGAGAATGTGATGTGTTGTCCCATGTCGAAAAATTAAGCAACCTTACAAATTCTTAAAAGAAGTTTAGTTACTCCTCGTATATGATATTTGTTTACAGTTTCAGTTTTGATGCATATCATCATACAAGTCACATTGTTTGCATCACTAATTTTCACTAGTTAGAATAGTCCTTGTATTAATCATACACAACTCACATGAGAAGTCAACAATATCAAAAGCTAAgcaaaatataagaaaaaatcTGTATGTGTTGCTCCAAGCATAGCTAGGTTTTCTCTTCTCTCCTTCTTTTGTCTTTTTTGTTATACATAATGATACTAATGTATGAAGTATGAACCTCCCCGTGGCTGTCCAACCCTAGGAAAGGacaattatttaactcaaaggGGCACACCAACTGTGAGGCATGCCCTCTCATAGGGCAAATACTCCTTTGACTGGGGCATCTCCATTCATGTCGCTGTCACCAAAAGGGAAAGAagcctcatctctctctctctctctctctctctctctctctctctcactgagTACGTATGTCTATCTAAGAATGTTGTCTCCCATCCCATGCGTTCTTATCAGCTTAAGCTTTTTTAACGAAATGAAAGTTAAAAAAACTCTCTCTCATTGTCAAGAAAAGAGTTGCTTATGCTAGCACTTGCCATTGCCCTATAGCAAGACCTTCTAAGAGCCCTAGCCAATGAGGAAAAGACACACACAACCTATCCCATCAttttatatgaatataccaGTAGTCCTATCGATAATTGAAAGCCCtctttgcatatatatatatatatatatatatacacacacacatgcatgcatgcatacatacatacatatatatatatataatacccTACTATTTCCCTTTCTTTCTCAAATTTTATTTCCATTTTCACATGCCGTTCTCTCCCCACTTATATAAGGATTAGGATTATCTCCTATTCTCTTTCCATCATTTTCCATTCCTTCctctcacattttctattttgtctttatctttttataaaaaattaatataagatgttaatgtagcttaaccgtgaccgttgaAATATGAGGGGAAGGAAAGGGAGGAAAATAAAGAGGGGAGATAACCCTACTTCTTTATGGACATTAACCACATCTCTCTGtccctctctctgtctctctagCCTAGTTTTAGCTAAAGCCTGACCTCTTTAGACTGGCATAATAACCAGGACCACATAATGTACCGTGGTTGTTCTAAGGTTGCTTTCAAGGAGAAGATAACTATGAAAGTAAAGGGGTGATGAGTGTACCACTTCTTAGAGTGGGTGCTATAATGTGAGTGtacaataaaaccctaaaaagtcCATGGTTACATTGGTTGCTAGTCTAAGTGCTTTCATTTCCTTGCGGGCGAGGCTCTCTGCCCTGTCTGTACCATGTTCAAATCTGTGGTTCAAAAATTACCACCTTAGCTTCCATCACATGAGCTTGCTACTCATCAGATTCATTTGGAATATTATGTGAATGTGATCCATCATTTGAGTTTTGTAGGGGATGCACCATTTGCCACATTTAGCAAAGGAATTTGGGGGCCCTTGTGTGGGACAAGTTCTTGTGCAGTGCCTATTTCTGGTTATTACACCTCACTTAAGTCAATTTTCGGTCTATTTCCTGGAGTTTTCTTGTCccgaaagtagtttgtttatgTCTAATTTGATGTTGTAACAGCTAAAGCATTTCAGAGGCACCCACATATATGGATGATGGGGAAAGAAAGTCCACATGTTCTTTTTTATCCTGATTATGCTTACTACTGATATTATCTTTCTACTTCATGATTTCCGacttaatataaaattaatgatTAACAACGTTTTACACCCTTGAGGTTTGGGATGACCTATTTATAATGTTTTTAACCCTAGAAATTCCCTAGACATCTAAATAGAAAAGAGaataaacaaataacaaaatatcaaaattgtactaaaataataaaaccccATTTTTGGCAATTAAAAGTTGGAATTCGTCAAATTCTAACTGGACACGTTGTTGTGTCAATTTGGACAACACAAGAAGTCAACATCCAATTTCGGGTGAGTTActaatttttcatttatttttcttgattgcTCTAGTCCAACCTCTTATAAACTTATCTAAGGTCACTCATCCTATCAATATACAACTTATTCTCAACAAGCTCTTTCACatgtggtgaattttcaagtTAACACGTAGATAACAGAACGGGGTGACGTGAAGTCTATGTGACCATTTGACTTTATACGTGGGACAATctgctctaataccatgaagaATTTGACGTTTCATCATAAAACGAATTGGcgatatggggagtagcccaacctcttgtaagagcaattccacccctaaaaaacaAGTTGGCCCAAAGTCTATTTAATCCACTCAAATAAATAGTAATTGGCCAAGTGCATCTCCATCACTAAAACTAAATAGCCTAgtccattttattaaaatattattaattttctattataaaataattataaaataataattttattataaaataattttatttttaatttctgacaatttttatttataaaaaatattattaatttctgacattttatttatttatttattaaagttTTTTGGCTGAAAAATCTGCACCGTTGATCTGAAAATCGAACGGTTCAGATTGTGCCATGTCCCCGTCCCAAATTATTGTActttttgtcaaatatttttGTGTTTCGTCCCTTACGTTATTAATTTACAAACTGTGGGACCCACATGGGATTTTTGTCCCCTTTTTGGGATTTTCTTAtcccttttttattattttaaaatctcTCTCACTATCTTTCTTTCACAACTCTCTCATCATTCTCCCTCTCTTCACCCCCGGATCCCCTCTCCCCTATGCCTTCTCCCTCGGAAaactctccctcacctctccgtgactcactcacacacacacacacacacaat includes the following:
- the LOC126598516 gene encoding transcription factor TCP18-like, translated to MFPSDNTSNVNELIPVSYPHVDQPFFHSRPFDHDITTVTPNFFTNSNPNPNSGQQQGGEENLHQQHHHPPLSLLYFPSPFEDDDVLLFQQHHHQEPDHIGISLHESQVPPYFMKEAAAAATATAAAAAAAATAAATAADDNTGTVVGVDHQKTTTTSVNIKMVDWDSNKNGHHVYMDDQPQIPRRRTSKRDRHSKINTARGPRDRRMRLSLEVARKFFGLQDVLEFDKASKTVEWLLIQSEPEIKKLSRDHHRKFNYKNMVRCAKTTSPATSESCEMLSGVDEAPTNINISNGGNDDNDKVRSSGIKPSAKERKIVHRQSRKGAFHPLAKASREKARARARERTREKMQRSKKPSNDQAKLSRLNSWNPFESGEESSAYNNNMNNTTNDQPDSMVALRPYPDGVEEPLSSSLAGDIQDMVVDHGTTHDAMVVMGKWSPSSVFTPLQQNTGISQEHQQFADFQFFDKPWDVYNNTHKLF